In the genome of Desulfocurvibacter africanus subsp. africanus DSM 2603, the window CTGCATCGTCTACGCCAACCTCGTGCGCCGCGCCTTTCCCGGCCTGCCGGTTGCGCTGGGCGGCATCGAGGCATCCCTGCGCCGGGCCACGCACTACGATTTCTGGACCGACGGGCTGCGTCGCTCCATTCTGCTGGACGCCAAAGCCGAACTGCTCTGCTACGGCATGGCCGAACGCCAGGTGCTGGAGATCGCCCGCAGGCTCCACGCAAACGATCCGCGCGGCTTGGCAGGCATTCCCGGCACCGTGCGAGCCGGACGGCGGGATGAACTCCCGCAGGACGCCGATATCATTGAGCTACCCGCGCACGAGGCCATTCAGGCCGATCCACGCAAGCTCATGGAAGCTACCCTGGCCATGGAGCGGCAGGTGCACGGCACGAGCGCCTGGGCCGTGCAGGAGACAGGCGGCCGGGCCGTGATCATGGCTCCGCCGGCCGCGCTTCTGGACAGTGCCGAACTGGACACCCTGTACGCCCTGCCCTTCGCGCGCCGCGCGCATCCCGCCTATAGCGAACCCATTCCAGCCGAGGAGATGATCCGCGACAGCGTGACCACGCACCGAGGCTGCGGCGGAGGCTGCTCCTTCTGCTCCCTGGCCCTGCATCAGGGACGGCGCATCGCCTCGCGCAGCCGCGAGTCTGTGCTGTCGGAAGTCCGCGCCATTGCCGTCAAAGCGGGTTTTCGCGGCAGCATCAGCGACCTGGGCGGCCCCAGCGCCAACATGTGGGGCGCGCGCTGCACTCTGGCCGAGGGCGAATGCCGTCGATCGAGCTGTCTCACGCCCAAGGTCTGCACGCAGCTGCGCATGGATCATCGCAAGTGGCTGGCGCTCCTGCGCGAGGCCAAGGACACGCGGGGCGTAAAACACGTGCGCGTGGCCAGCGGCGTGCGCTACGACCTGGCCATGCAAGAGCCCGAGGCCCTGGCCGATTTCGTGGCGGAGTTCGTGGGCGGGCAGCTCAAGATCGCTCCCGAGCACGTGAGCCAGGAAGTGCTCGCGCTCATGCGCAAGCCGGGCGTGGATGTTTTCGAGCGGTTGCT includes:
- a CDS encoding YgiQ family radical SAM protein — its product is MHIPALPPLPALRQPEFLPMTRPELNALGWNEIDVLLVTGDAYVDHPSFGMALLGRWLVAHGFRVGIVAQPRWEDEADLLRLGRPRLFAGVTAGALDSMLAHYTAFRKKRSDDAYTPGGQAGNRPNRACIVYANLVRRAFPGLPVALGGIEASLRRATHYDFWTDGLRRSILLDAKAELLCYGMAERQVLEIARRLHANDPRGLAGIPGTVRAGRRDELPQDADIIELPAHEAIQADPRKLMEATLAMERQVHGTSAWAVQETGGRAVIMAPPAALLDSAELDTLYALPFARRAHPAYSEPIPAEEMIRDSVTTHRGCGGGCSFCSLALHQGRRIASRSRESVLSEVRAIAVKAGFRGSISDLGGPSANMWGARCTLAEGECRRSSCLTPKVCTQLRMDHRKWLALLREAKDTRGVKHVRVASGVRYDLAMQEPEALADFVAEFVGGQLKIAPEHVSQEVLALMRKPGVDVFERLLELFERASRQAGKEQYVVPYLMSAFPGCEDRHMDELKAWLAKRGWKPRQVQCFIPLPGTVAAAMYFAGIDPKGQPIPVARTDAERLRQHGRLVGPREERGARPDPRRKPDESRKPGKADRPGRAKRKPG